The nucleotide window TCGACGTTATCGCCGCCGTAGACGACGACCGGCGCACCGCGGTCGAGCCCAGCCTCCCCCTCGTACAGCTGGACCAACCGGCTCGGCTCGGCCATCCGGCGGCCGGCGACGTTCCCGATCCAGTTGACGTTGACCGCGCCCGGGAGGTGTCCGTGCCGGTCGTGGTCCGGGTCGAGCGCGTCCGACCCCGGCGCGCCGAGGTACGCCTCCGGGACGCGGACATCGATCAGTCCCGGGCCGTTGCCGTTGAACGATCCCACGCGCTCAGCGATCCACTCGCGGGTCACCCACGTCGACGGGTCCGGATCCGGGTCGTATTCGACCGGGTCGCGGTCGCGGCCGTCGCCGGTGCCGAGCCGACCGTTCCAGCCGTCGAGCCCGCCGTTGAGGACTCGTACGTCGCCCTCGTGGCCGAGGGCTTCGAGCGAGAACGCGACCCGCGTCACCCGCGACCCGACGCTGGCGCCGTAGATGACGACATCGTCGTCGGGCGCGACGCCGAGGCCGCCGACGGCGGATGCGATCGTCTCTGGGTCGGGAACGAAACCGTTCTCGCTCGACGTTCTTGCGGTGACCTGATCAAAGGGGACGCGCCGCGCGCCGTAGACCCGCTCGCGGCGGTACCGCTCCGCGTTCCGCGCGTCGAGGACGACGACGTCTCCGCGGCGCTCGGCCAGCCAGCCGGGCCCGACGAAGTACCCGACGTTTCCGGTGACGGCGTTCGCGGCGGCGACGTCAGCCGGCGTCGTCACGCTCAGACAGCCGGCAGTGCTGGCGGCGCCCGCGACCGTCGCGCCGGCCGCGGCCCGCAGGAGCCCGCGACGAGTCGCGTCGTGGTTGCCACCGTCCTCGCCCGAGACGCGGTCACCGTCGTCCCCGTCCGGAGCCCGGTCGTCGTCGACCGGAGTGTGGTCGCCGGTCATCTACCCGCAGTAGCAGTGGTCGTCCATACAGTACGTCGCCTCCATGTCGCCGAAGGTGATTCCGAGCGAGGCGAGCTGCGCCTGTACGCTCGCGACGGCGTCGCCCTCCGGGCGGACCGTGCCGGCGAGCGCGCCGGTCGGCGCTTCCCCCGTCTCG belongs to Halorubrum sp. DM2 and includes:
- a CDS encoding rhodanese-like domain-containing protein translates to MTGDHTPVDDDRAPDGDDGDRVSGEDGGNHDATRRGLLRAAAGATVAGAASTAGCLSVTTPADVAAANAVTGNVGYFVGPGWLAERRGDVVVLDARNAERYRRERVYGARRVPFDQVTARTSSENGFVPDPETIASAVGGLGVAPDDDVVIYGASVGSRVTRVAFSLEALGHEGDVRVLNGGLDGWNGRLGTGDGRDRDPVEYDPDPDPSTWVTREWIAERVGSFNGNGPGLIDVRVPEAYLGAPGSDALDPDHDRHGHLPGAVNVNWIGNVAGRRMAEPSRLVQLYEGEAGLDRGAPVVVYGGDNVDPTSTWLTLKAIGFDDVRVYDGGFDEWANVEEDRARYPVETATSVVIETDGSVGGDDDGGDFSCTG